A window of the Streptomyces griseochromogenes genome harbors these coding sequences:
- a CDS encoding peptidoglycan-binding protein: protein MSTPVFEDVGPVSDCDCPGCVRGRRAGPGPLPARFGGRPAARGVAVVAAAASAALGPALPAAAHASLHAPHRPGTPAADGEPATPQGKESPLFGPAAAPVRPPAVPIPATSRTDIINRAKIWVAAKVPYSMSTYWTDGYRQDCSGFVSMAWGLPGNEWTGSLGQFGMKIAKEDLQPGDMLLFHNQDNPENGSHVVIFGGWTDYTHTYYMVYEQTPPRTRRQATPYPYWTHADKYVPYRYKGVTAAAGKKAATDDKAPAPSSPGARPASHGVPGYPGRRFFRPGEENEYVTELGRRLVEKGFGGFYAAGPGPRWGEADRRAVEAYQRGQGWRGGAADGYPGPETWRRLFA from the coding sequence ATGAGTACTCCGGTGTTCGAGGACGTCGGCCCCGTGAGCGACTGTGACTGCCCCGGCTGCGTCCGCGGGCGGCGGGCGGGCCCCGGCCCGCTGCCCGCCCGCTTCGGCGGCCGCCCGGCGGCCCGGGGGGTCGCGGTCGTGGCCGCCGCCGCCTCCGCCGCCCTGGGCCCGGCCCTTCCGGCCGCCGCCCACGCCTCCCTCCACGCCCCGCACCGGCCCGGCACCCCCGCCGCGGACGGTGAGCCCGCCACCCCGCAGGGCAAGGAGTCCCCGCTGTTCGGCCCGGCCGCCGCACCGGTCAGGCCCCCGGCCGTCCCCATCCCCGCCACCAGCCGGACCGACATCATCAACCGGGCCAAGATCTGGGTCGCCGCGAAGGTGCCGTACAGCATGAGCACCTACTGGACCGACGGGTACCGGCAGGACTGCTCGGGCTTCGTGTCCATGGCCTGGGGCCTGCCGGGCAACGAGTGGACGGGCAGCCTCGGCCAGTTCGGGATGAAGATCGCCAAGGAGGACCTGCAACCCGGTGACATGCTGCTCTTCCACAACCAGGACAACCCCGAGAACGGTTCCCACGTCGTGATCTTCGGCGGCTGGACGGACTACACGCACACCTACTACATGGTCTACGAACAGACACCCCCGCGCACCCGCCGCCAGGCCACCCCTTACCCCTACTGGACCCACGCCGACAAGTACGTCCCCTACCGCTACAAGGGTGTGACCGCTGCCGCGGGCAAGAAGGCGGCGACCGACGACAAGGCACCGGCGCCCTCCTCCCCGGGCGCCCGGCCCGCCTCGCACGGAGTGCCCGGCTATCCCGGCCGGAGGTTCTTCCGCCCGGGCGAGGAGAACGAGTACGTCACCGAGCTGGGGAGGCGATTGGTGGAGAAGGGATTCGGCGGCTTCTATGCCGCCGGGCCCGGTCCGCGCTGGGGCGAAGCGGACCGGCGGGCCGTGGAGGCCTACCAGCGCGGCCAGGGCTGGCGGGGCGGCGCGGCGGACGGCTACCCCGGCCCGGAGACCTGGCGCCGCCTGTTCGCGTAG
- a CDS encoding FadR/GntR family transcriptional regulator, with the protein MAARDLQERIKKLIIDRRLLSGAPLPTEPELMEYLGASRNSVREALKALQAMGIVEIRHGFGTYVGPMSLAPMIEGLAFRTVAGHYRGEDSLLQLLELREAVETGLVSRLAGRLPDADLVELDALVNRMEREAAEGRGLAETDRAFHATLYRGLDNVLLSEVMEAFWDAFHRVQRDLVDVPQDPRVTCRQHREILDAVRSGDSIRAEEAIRDHFGNIRARLSPTGAPEPPESHPRHNERV; encoded by the coding sequence ATGGCAGCCCGGGACCTCCAGGAGCGGATCAAGAAGCTCATCATCGACCGTCGGCTGCTCTCGGGTGCCCCGCTGCCGACCGAGCCCGAGCTGATGGAGTACCTCGGGGCGAGCCGGAACTCGGTACGGGAGGCGCTGAAGGCGCTGCAGGCGATGGGCATCGTGGAGATCCGGCACGGGTTCGGGACCTACGTCGGCCCGATGTCGCTCGCACCGATGATCGAGGGCCTCGCCTTCCGCACGGTCGCCGGGCACTACCGGGGCGAGGACTCCCTGCTCCAGCTGCTGGAACTGCGCGAGGCGGTGGAGACGGGACTCGTCTCGCGGCTGGCCGGCCGGCTGCCGGATGCCGACCTCGTCGAACTGGACGCCCTTGTGAACCGTATGGAACGGGAGGCCGCCGAGGGACGCGGCCTCGCCGAAACGGACCGGGCGTTTCACGCCACCCTCTACCGGGGGCTGGACAACGTCCTGCTGAGCGAGGTGATGGAGGCGTTCTGGGACGCCTTCCACCGGGTCCAGCGGGATCTGGTGGACGTGCCCCAGGACCCGCGGGTCACCTGCCGGCAGCACCGGGAGATCCTGGACGCGGTCCGCTCCGGCGACTCCATACGGGCGGAGGAGGCCATAAGGGACCACTTCGGCAACATCCGTGCCCGCCTCTCTCCCACCGGCGCACCCGAGCCTCCGGAGTCCCACCCGCGCCACAATGAACGGGTTTGA